In a genomic window of Pontibacter liquoris:
- a CDS encoding potassium channel family protein — MANQKQQQAAVKHQLARERSKLLNRIERALEGPMVVLGFIWLVLLVVELIWGLTPLLQVCSTIIWIIFILDFTLKFILAPHKLLFLRKNVLTIISLFVPALRLFRVTRLFRIMRSVRAARGLRLVKVLGSINRGMRSLGKAMQRRAFGYVMGLTLVVSTAGAAGMFAFEQEEGLRTYGDALWWTVMLLTSIGSDYFPVTVEGRMLCLLLALYGFAVFGYFTATLATFFIDRDAGSSETEVAGAKQVQALEREIKMLRAELQAVLQQLPAGGPPPPNNPPQV, encoded by the coding sequence ATGGCAAACCAGAAACAGCAGCAGGCCGCTGTGAAACACCAGCTTGCACGGGAAAGATCGAAGCTGTTAAACCGGATAGAGCGCGCCCTGGAGGGCCCGATGGTGGTGCTGGGATTTATCTGGCTCGTACTGCTGGTCGTGGAGCTGATCTGGGGCCTCACCCCTTTGCTGCAGGTATGCAGCACCATTATCTGGATCATCTTTATACTTGATTTCACCCTCAAATTTATACTTGCCCCGCACAAACTTCTGTTTCTGCGCAAAAACGTACTCACCATTATTTCGCTCTTCGTGCCGGCGCTGCGCCTGTTCCGGGTCACGCGGTTGTTCCGGATCATGCGCTCGGTGCGGGCCGCCCGGGGCCTGCGGCTGGTCAAAGTGCTTGGGTCTATCAACAGGGGCATGCGCAGCCTGGGCAAAGCCATGCAGCGCCGCGCCTTTGGCTATGTGATGGGGCTTACGCTGGTGGTGAGCACAGCGGGGGCGGCAGGCATGTTTGCCTTTGAACAGGAGGAAGGGCTCAGGACTTACGGCGATGCCTTGTGGTGGACGGTCATGCTGCTCACCTCCATCGGCAGCGATTATTTTCCGGTTACCGTGGAGGGACGCATGCTGTGCCTGTTGCTGGCCCTTTACGGGTTCGCGGTGTTCGGTTATTTTACAGCTACCCTGGCCACCTTCTTCATCGACCGGGATGCCGGCAGCAGCGAAACGGAGGTGGCGGGAGCAAAGCAGGTACAGGCCCTTGAGCGGGAGATAAAAATGCTTCGGGCCGAGCTACAGGCAGTGCTGCAGCAGCTACCCGCAGGCGGGCCACCGCCCCCGAATAATCCGCCCCAAGTATAA
- a CDS encoding rhomboid family intramembrane serine protease, whose amino-acid sequence MAPGIRTAQQKTTTAEDDLFVYSFLPGTLFVALLWLISLLAYLTDADLAWLGILPRNFFGLVGVLAAPLIHDGLVHLLSNSFPLVLLSGFILYMNRPVATRVLLLVYVLSGLLTWLIGRPNYHVGASGLVYGMAGYLLFNGFLRRNRAAMAVSLAVLFLYGGLFYGLFPTEERISWEGHLAGLLSGLVAAVLYGTGQPVESEALAQPLEASIAQRHLSSTLGFHYRHLLVQYNVLPQTPPPTDTRHTYVLHMASSTFSLPAKPASASPKWPLWPKSPTQKK is encoded by the coding sequence ATGGCACCAGGCATACGCACAGCACAGCAGAAGACTACGACCGCCGAAGACGATTTGTTTGTTTATAGTTTTCTGCCGGGTACTCTGTTTGTGGCCCTGCTGTGGCTCATCAGCCTGCTGGCGTACCTTACGGATGCGGATCTTGCTTGGCTGGGCATTTTGCCCCGCAACTTTTTTGGGCTGGTAGGGGTGCTGGCGGCGCCGCTCATCCACGATGGTCTCGTCCACCTGCTTTCCAACTCCTTTCCGCTGGTGCTGCTGAGCGGGTTTATCCTATACATGAACCGACCGGTGGCCACGCGTGTATTGCTGCTAGTCTACGTGCTCAGTGGCTTGCTGACCTGGCTGATCGGGCGACCGAATTACCATGTGGGGGCCAGCGGCCTAGTGTATGGCATGGCGGGCTATTTGCTTTTTAACGGATTCCTCCGGCGCAACCGGGCTGCTATGGCGGTATCGCTGGCAGTGTTGTTCTTGTATGGTGGTTTATTTTACGGGCTTTTCCCCACAGAAGAGCGCATCTCCTGGGAAGGTCATCTGGCCGGTTTGCTGTCCGGCCTGGTCGCTGCCGTTCTGTATGGCACAGGGCAGCCAGTGGAAAGTGAGGCGCTGGCGCAGCCACTGGAAGCAAGTATAGCGCAGCGCCACCTGAGCAGTACGCTAGGGTTCCATTACCGGCATTTGCTGGTGCAGTATAACGTGCTGCCCCAAACCCCGCCGCCAACGGATACCCGCCATACGTATGTGCTCCATATGGCAAGCAGCACGTTCAGTTTGCCTGCAAAGCCGGCATCCGCATCTCCCAAATGGCCGCTCTGGCCAAAATCCCCGACCCAAAAGAAATAA
- a CDS encoding glycoside hydrolase family 3 N-terminal domain-containing protein encodes MIVEAFSDQGPAYEADVMRLIKQYKVGGIIFFQGGPVRQAILTNRYQAASKVPLLIAMDAETGIGMRLDSTVQYPFQQMLGAVEDNGLIYAMGAEVAAEFRRLGMHINFAPVADINNNPHNPIISYRSFGENRLDVTAKSLAYMQGMQENGIIATAKHFPGHGDTNVDSHYDLPVIPFNRYRLDSLELYPFKELIKHGIGGIMVAHMHIPQLDSTQNLPSTLSRPIVTGLMKKELGFKGLIFTDAMVMKGVTKFFPPGEAEVRALMAGNDVLERLNSVPVAIRAIRAAIARGDLTQESIDRRCKRVLAAKQWVGLDAYRPIDLRHLQQDLHTKAADSTNQAIAEASLTLLRNHHVLPLRKRRKRHIATVSFGAKSPTVFQRKINKQLAVKDFVIARNAGEKETRKLWQKLQKYDLVVVALYGPGIQPSNNLGYSKETTALVSRLATAQKAIITLFDNAYALNQFPEIEKSKALLLAYQSHYQAQEAAAKLLFGRIPARGKLPVTVNSHFQYGDGISKDKSLIAGP; translated from the coding sequence ATGATCGTGGAAGCGTTTTCGGACCAGGGGCCGGCGTATGAAGCCGATGTGATGCGCCTGATCAAACAATACAAAGTAGGCGGCATCATCTTTTTCCAGGGAGGACCGGTGCGGCAGGCCATCCTGACCAACCGCTACCAGGCTGCCTCCAAAGTGCCGCTGCTGATCGCGATGGATGCCGAGACCGGCATTGGCATGCGCCTCGACAGCACCGTGCAATATCCTTTTCAACAGATGCTGGGCGCGGTGGAAGATAATGGCCTTATTTATGCGATGGGCGCCGAAGTGGCCGCAGAATTCAGGCGTTTGGGCATGCACATCAACTTTGCCCCCGTTGCCGATATCAACAACAACCCCCATAACCCGATTATCAGTTACCGCTCTTTTGGCGAGAACCGGCTGGATGTAACGGCCAAAAGCCTGGCCTATATGCAGGGCATGCAGGAAAACGGCATCATTGCAACGGCCAAGCACTTTCCGGGCCACGGCGATACAAACGTGGACTCGCACTACGACCTGCCCGTTATCCCCTTTAACCGCTACCGGCTCGACTCGCTGGAGCTCTACCCGTTTAAAGAGCTCATTAAGCACGGCATTGGTGGCATTATGGTGGCCCACATGCACATCCCGCAGCTCGACTCGACTCAGAACCTGCCCTCCACCCTCTCGCGGCCCATTGTTACGGGGCTGATGAAAAAGGAACTGGGCTTTAAGGGACTGATCTTTACCGATGCTATGGTGATGAAGGGCGTAACCAAGTTTTTCCCGCCCGGCGAAGCCGAAGTTCGTGCCCTCATGGCCGGCAACGATGTGCTGGAGCGCCTCAACAGTGTGCCTGTTGCCATCCGGGCCATCCGGGCAGCCATTGCCCGCGGCGACCTGACCCAGGAAAGTATAGACCGCCGCTGCAAGCGCGTATTGGCAGCCAAACAATGGGTGGGGCTAGATGCCTACCGGCCCATCGACCTACGCCACCTGCAGCAGGACCTGCACACAAAAGCAGCTGACAGCACAAACCAGGCCATTGCAGAAGCTTCGCTCACGCTGCTGCGCAACCACCATGTGCTGCCTCTGCGCAAACGCCGCAAGCGGCATATCGCTACGGTTTCGTTCGGCGCTAAAAGCCCGACCGTTTTCCAGCGGAAGATCAACAAGCAACTGGCGGTGAAAGATTTTGTGATTGCGCGCAATGCCGGTGAAAAAGAAACCCGTAAGCTCTGGCAGAAGCTGCAGAAGTATGATCTGGTGGTAGTGGCCCTATATGGCCCGGGCATCCAACCCAGTAATAACCTCGGGTACTCCAAAGAAACCACGGCCCTGGTGAGCAGGCTGGCTACCGCGCAGAAAGCCATCATCACGCTCTTCGACAATGCCTATGCGTTAAACCAGTTTCCGGAGATTGAGAAAAGCAAGGCCCTGCTACTGGCCTACCAGTCGCATTACCAGGCCCAGGAAGCTGCTGCCAAACTCCTGTTCGGCCGTATCCCGGCGCGGGGCAAATTACCTGTTACCGTCAACAGCCACTTTCAGTATGGCGACGGCATCAGCAAAGATAAATCCCTGATCGCCGGGCCCTGA